GGCTGCAGGTACTTTGATCTCGCGCGCTTCAACGTCCAGGACGATATCGCCAGGTACGGTCGGCCTGCTCGCCGGAACGGGCATGGCGCTGGAGCCGTTCAGAGCCGCCTGGATGGCAGCGGTCGCGGCCGCCAGGTCGCCTGCGCGCACAAGGCGCGTGGCGTCCTGCATCAACTGTTGAAAGTTCGGTTGCATGGTTTCCTGGTAAGCGTCAACGGATGCGTTTGCTCAACGCAGCCCTCACCGCAGGACTGGCGTGCAGGGCACCCAGGACGGTCAGCGAGGAGATCGTGGCGAGCGCCAGTTCAGGCGTGACGGACGGGTCAATAGTGGCCAGGCCGAGCACCCGGACATCGAGCTTCTCGCCGGCAGCCCTCAGCGCCTGCAGGTCCGCCTTGGTCAGGTGGAGGACACCCAACGACAGCGTCTTGCGCGCCGCCGCCTGTCGCACTGAGTCGCCATGGACGGTCAGCAGGTTCCTGGTGGCCGTGCGGATGAAGTCCGTGCGGTTGGCGTAGAAGCCTTCCTGCACCAGCAGGTCGATCTGCCCCAGGTCCACGCAACCCAGGTTGATGGTGATCTTCTCGTCCTGTGGCTTGGGCGCGGCGCTTAGGGACTTGCTGCTGGCTCTCGGCATGGAACCATCTTAGCACCATCCACTTGGATGGCAAGTAGCGTCAAGATGAGCCGCTTCACGGCTTCGGGGGAAGGTGCTGAAGTCCACCAATGGAATGAGGCGCAGCGTCAGTGCTCAGGGTGGAGCCGCGTGCACAATGCACCTGCGACTTTTCACTTGGGGGAACTGCCATGAATCCTCAGCAGTATGAAAAGGTCAAGTCCGCGAGTGGCTTCATTGCCGCGCTCGACCAGAGTGGGGGCAGCACGTCGAAGGCGCTGAGCCTCTACGGGATCAAGCCCGAGTCCTATTCGGGCGACCAGCAGATGTTCGATCTGATGCACGCCATGCGCACCCGGATCATGACCAGCCCCGTGTTCAACGGGGATCGAATCCTGGGCGTGATCCTGTTCGAGCAGACGATGGACCGCGAGATCGAGGCGCGCGGAAGCGCCGACTACCTCTGGTCGGTCAAGCAGGTCGTTCCATTCCTGAAGGTCGACAAAGGCCTGGCCGACGAGGCAAACGGCGTGCAGGTGATGAAGCCGATGCCCAACCTCGACTCCTTGCTGGCGCGAGCCAAAGGCAAGGGCGTATTCGGAACGAAGATGCGCTCCGTCGTGAAGCACGCCGAAGCCGGAGGCATCGAGGACGTCGTCAACCAGCAGTTCACAATCGGCAAGCAGATACTGGCTGCGGGCCTCATTCCCATCCTCGAACCAGAAGTCGACATCCACGCTCCGGACAAGCCAGGCGCCGAGCGCCTGCTCAAGGCGGCCATACTCGGGCACCTCGACACGCTCGGGCCTGAGCAACAGGTGATGCTGAAGCTCACGATTCCAACCGTCGACGACTTTTTTGCGGATCTCGTGGCGCATCCGAACGTGCTGCGCGTGGTCGCCCTCTCGGGAGGCTACTCGCGCGAGGAGGCGAACACGTTGCTGGCGCGTAACCATGGCGTGATTGCGAGCTTTTCACGGGCGTTGACCGAAGGGCTCACTGCGCAGCAGAGCGAGGAAGCGTTCAACCGGGCTCTGGACGCATCCATCGCGAGCATCTATCACGCATCGGGAACGTAGGCACCTTGCGGCGCGTCGATGGGCGCGTTCCTGGAAGAAATCGCGCATTGCTACGGCGCCATCACCTCAAGAAGCTTTGGGGCACACTGCGAGCATCACGAAAAGCCCAGGGGGTGTCGGCGTGGATTTCCTGCCTCTATCGGTTCTTCAGTCGCTCTTGCTGGTGCCGCTGACACTGCTGCCCATCATCAACCCGGTGGGCACCGCGCCCATCGTCCTGGCCTCGGCCGGCTACAAGGACCTCGTGCTGAAACGACTTTCGCGCCAGGTAGCGATCAACTCCTGGATCGTCATCGTCGCCTCGATGTTGATCGGCACCTATGTGCTGGAATTGTTCGGCATCTCCCTGCCCGTCGTGCGCGTCGGCGGCGGCCTGCTGGTGGCCTACAGCGGATGGAACATGCTGACCGGCAATGAGATCGACAAGCTCCGCGAGGCCGTGGCCGAAACGTCCAGCCCCGACCTCAGCGAGAGTGAAATTGCGCAGCGCAGTTTCTACCCGTTGACCTTCCCGCTGACCACCGGCCCGGGGTCCATCGCTGCCTCTATCGCCTTGGGCACGCAGTGGCAGCCCACGCCCCTGTACTACTACCTGATGGGCGCCGGCGTTGCCGTGATCGGGGCGGCGGTCACCGCCTCGGTCATCTACGTTGTGTTTCGCAACGCCGGCCGCCTGCTGATGCGCTTGGGCGAGGTGGGCACCCTGGTGATGATGCGGATGATGGCCTTTGTGTTGTTGTGCATCGGTATCCAGATCTTTTGGACCGGCTGGGTGGAACTGAACCGGCTTGCCAGGTGATGCGCGATTGTGGCGGCTGCGAGCGGCACACGCTCTCTCTTGGACCTTTGGCATCCTGTTGATGTCCGCTAGTGGCCGAAAGCAGCCGCTGCCTGGGCGAGCCCCATTCCACCGCGGCTTTGAGACCCATGTCAGAGCGCGCGGCTATTGGTCGCTGCGCCGATGTCCATGTGCAGGCGCAAGGACGCACTTGTGCGTCCGCTTCGAATGACCTGCTAGCCATCAGCACCGCCACTACTCGGCTTCTCAACGCAATGCGCGTGATTTGCACTTGTCGCCGGACTCCAACTGGCGCTTGGACATGGTGGTATACCTAACTTATAGTGCACATCATTCAGATGAATAACACCTTACGGTGACTGATAACGCCGACGTGCCCACTTGGTTCAAACCATGGCCTGATGCACGCGTGCCATCGGGCGGCGCCTGGAGCGTAGTTGCGGCGGCGCTCCTGGTCGCTGCCTGCTCCCACCCGGTTCCCCTCGAGCCGGTATCTGGGCAGCCCCCCCTGGTCAGGCGCACAGATGCGCGGGTCGGTATTGTGTACGCCGGCGGCGCTGGGGTCGTGACGATCGGCCGCTGGGGGCACTACCTGGAAGTGGGGCAGGCAAGCGTCGCCCACTTCGATCAGGCATTCGCAACGATGTTCTCAGAGGTCACCCCGCTGCCGAACTCGCCGGCATGGCGGGAACTCGGCACCCCTTTGGACGGTGTGATGGAGGTGCAGCGCACTGACGCGACCCTGGAGAACGGCAACAACTTTGGCCGGCGCGAAGGGGCGCGGCCAGACGTCGTGCGCATCGGCTATCGGATATGCCTCTTCGAGCCGAGCGGCGTGGAGGTTCGGTGCTGGTCACCGACAGCCACGGAGACACGCCAGCGCGAATCGAAAGAGTGTGAGCGTCTGGAACTGTGTTGGGCTGCGCTGACCCAGGCGGCCATGCGTAGCGCGATTGCGCGCTTTCTCGTCGACGCGCAGAGCGACCCGGCGATGCTGGCCTGGGCTGCTAGGCTGCGTTCCGGAGGCACAAGACCGTGAGACGGTGGGCTGTATCGGCCGTGGCCGGGTTCGTGGCGATGCTCGCCTGCTTCGGCGCCGCTGTACAGGCCAGCCCACCCGTCGCGGTTGGTATCGTGTCATGGCCAACGGATGCTGAAGGCGCGCGCCCCGGCCCGGACCCCGTCGAAGAGTGCCTGGCGCGCAGCATGCACGACGCCGCTCCCGAAATCACGATCACGCGGCAGCGCGCGGTCCGCGATGCGCTGTACCCCTGGCTCGAACGGTCCACCGAGCCCGCGTCAGAGGCGGGCTTCAGCGAATTGCTCGCACGAGAGGAGGTGCGGGCGCGTCTATCGACCATGGGACTACGTGCGCTGGTGGCGTTTACCGCGCAAGAGCACAAAGGCGAGGATCAAGGTTTCGTGACGTGCGGCGGCGGTTTCGGATATGGTGGCTGTCTCGGCTACAGCAGGCGCTTTGAGTCCACTGCTTTGGGCGCCTCCTTATGGCGTACCGACGGTGCCCCGGTGCCCGTGCGACACGAGAGCACGCTTGCCGAAGGCAACACGGTGATAGCCGGGCTCCTGTTGCCCGTGTTCAGTCGTGCCCGCACGCTGGAGACCGCATGCCGGGACCTCGCGGCCCGGTTAGCGCAAGCCATTCGCGAGACTTCGACGCCCCAACCGGATGCGCAGTGACACCCATCAGGGCGGTGCGGCGAGGCAGGGAGCCTTTACAAGACCGTCGCAAACACGCGCTCGCGGTCGTGGATACGCACAGTCCAGGGGCTTCCTGAACACAGTGACGTGAGCGCCACCATGATCTACACGCACGCTGAGACTTTAGCGAACGAGAGTGCGCGATGACGCCTACCCCGCCGCTCAGTTCGAACGTTAGGCCGATTCTCATGTTGCACCGCACGGGACTTGGAATTCATCCCGATCAATACTCGGTCGCCTCTTGAGGACACCAATGCATTTTCGCAACTACCTACGCTTTGCGGCAGTGCTCCTAGTTGCCGTGCTTTGCGCTTGTGCCGGCGCTCCTTTCCCTCCGCGCACTGTTCTTCTAGGGGAGGTCGTCGGGGTAGCGGAACTCAACGAGATCCGCGATGGCATCAAGTCCGGGCCAGCCCGTGTTGGTCCAGCAGTGTGGCTCGCAAGCGCCTGCGGATACGAAAAGGCCAACGTACCAGAAGGCGAAGCCGTGTTAGTGCGGTACTTTTACTACTGGCACAACACCGCTGCTGGCGTTCTTCACTACGACCCAAAGTGGGTGACCGTCGGGCAGGGGGTGCAAGTCAAGAAGGGCAACTTAGTCGAAGTGGAACTAACGCCCCCTGCCGCCGGAAATTCTGACGAGCACTGCCCCCGAATTCGCACAGTTCGTGGAGCGAGCCTTGAAGAGGCTCAATGCGCTTATCGCAAGAATGAACGAGGCGGCTTTTTTGCCGTATTGAACATGGCAAATCCGATCGGCGGTCCGGGCTCGGCGTCAATATACTGCCCAAATCTCGAGACCTCGGGCTGGACAAAGGTTCAGATCGGCCCTTACGATGCCATGGCTTGGATCAAAACCCCTCCGCAATAGGTTTTGTCTCGGGAGAAAATATGAATGGAATTCATTCGTTGGCGCGACCCCGTGATGGGATAGCGGCCTTCCGACTGTTCTTGCTTGCTGCGATCCTTGCTATCGTGGGGTGTGGTCACCGCGTTACCGGCACGCTTCGGGTTTCCGAAGGGCTCGGTACGCCAGTGCAGGAGGAAGGGACGCTAATTCTTGTTGAAGTGATAACACCCTTGACCCGCGAACAAGCGCTGGAACTGTTTCGCCCAGCAGATCTCCAAGCAGCGGGACTCAAGGAGAGCGATGTGAGCGCGGGAACCGCAGTATTCGTCTCGCCTTGGGCACAAAGCCAGACCGTCTTTTCCCCGGGTCGGGGCCTTTACGCGCTCGTGAGCCCTGAGGCCGCATTGCTGAAAGCGGGGGTCAGCAATTGCAACCCGCGCGGGTGTTCGTACGGCGGAGACGCAGCTGCCATTCGAGTGGCGAAAAGACCTGCAGGTGGTGCCGGCGAGCCAGTTCTTTATCTTGTTGAAAGCATAGTTGAGCCTAGCAGTGTTCAAGGCGATTGCGCCTACGTCCCGCGCGGCGGGCGGCGAGCATTGCATTGCAAGAGCTTGGACTCCAAGGGTTGGGAGTGGCAAGGGGAGATTTTCTTGAAGCGGCCTCCGCGATAGTTGCACTGCCTGAGGTAACGGGCGCTGCTAGCCATGGACTTCCCCTTTCGAGCGAGTTGATGAGAGTTCGCACTTCCACTCAGTTGCCGGTCGCCGCAATGCGGCTAGTTCGGGACGGGGGAAGTCCCTTTCTTTCGTTAGGCCTCAACAGGGGGAAATCGAGATGCGGGCACTAGCAGCGTTGGCTCTTTCTGCGTTCGGCCTTGCGGGTTGCACCAGTGCCGGCTTCGGCAAGTCAATTGCCGAGGGCCCCGACGGAGAAACGTATGTCCTGCGCGATGTCGGGCGTCTTACAGTGGGCAGCGGCGATACCATGAAGGAACGGCTGCTACAGGACGCGGAAGCGCTCTGCACAGGCAAGGGAAAGACGGTAGAAGTCGTCTCCGCCAGCGCGAGGGACGCCATCCCAATGGATCGGGTCCCCTCGGCGATGGTCAAGGTTCGATGCGTTTCGAAGTAGCCCGCGCCACGGCGTCGCCTAAGCCCTCGGTCGGAGGCGACTCCTTGCACCCACATCCGGATGGACGCTGGCGTCGCTAGGCCCCGCCCTGTAACGGCTACGCCAGCACCATCGGCATCTCGTCCCAACGCGTGGTGTACCGCGGCGTGCGGCGTTCGCGCTTGGCCGCCCAACTGCGTGTCTCCGAGCCGCCGCTGACCAGCGTTGCGCTGCCAATCCGCACCGAGTCGCGGCCAAAACGCTGATTGAGGGTGTCCATGGCGTCCATCAGTTTGCTGCGATCGCGCCCGGTCGATCGCGGCATCTCGGCGGTTCCTGACACTGACGAGAACAGGTCGAGCTCGCCCTGCTGCCCGGCGTCCGCTTCCTGCAGGTCCACGAGCATGACGCCTGCCTTGGCGTAGTTGAACCCGGAGCGATACAGGCGCCGCACTCCTTCCATTGCGGTGCCGACCAGGAGCGTCGAATCTGCGCTCGGGCGGATCAGAGGGAACGTTGCGTTTGCCTCATGCTGGCGGTCGTTCTTGCGAAAAGGGCTGGTGCTGAAAAACACGCTGATCGCGCCGGCGACGCTGCCTTGGTTACGCAACTTCTCGGCCGCGCGTGAGGCAAACTCGCTGACAGCCTCGACGATCTCGTCGGCGGACGTGATCGACTTCCCGAAGGACCGGGAGACGAGAATCTGCTTGTTTGGCGCCGGGCTGTCGTCGATCGACAGACATGCCGTTCCGCGCAGCTCAAGCAGCGTCTTCTCGACCACCACGCTGAGGCTCTTGCGGATCGCCGCGGCGTCAGCGCGCACGAAATCGAGCACCGTGCGCACGCCGGCGTCATTCAGCTTGGCTGTGGTGCGCTTGCCGATGCCCCACACCTCGCCAACCTCGGTCGCGGAGAAGATCAGCTCCAGGTCCCCGCGACTCATCTCGCCCACGTTGCAGACCCGTGCCAAGTGCGCCGGGTAGGAGCCGGGCTTGCGTTCCGCGGACTTGGCGACATGGTTGGCCAGTTTGGCCAGGGTCTTCGTCGGTCCGAGCCCAACGCAGGTTGCCAGTCCGACCTCTCGCAGAACCGTTTCGCGCAGATCCTGGCCAATCGCCACCAGGTCGCCGCGGACGCCTTCGAAATCGAGGAAGGACTCGTCAATTGAGTAGATTTCCTGGCGCGGGGCAAAGCGCGCCTCCACGGCCATCATCCGCGAGGACATGTCGGTGTACAGCTCGAAGTTGGCCGACACCGCCAGGAGCCCCTTGGTTTTCTCCAGGTGCCTCACCTGGAACCAGGGTTGGGCCATCTGCACGCCCAGCGCCTTGGCTTCCTCGCTGCGCGCCACGACAGCGCCGTCGTTGGCGCTCAGGACGACGAGCGGGCGATTGCGCAGGCGCGGATCGAATACCCGCTCGCACGCGCAGTACATGTTATTGGCATCGACGAGGGCCAGCACGACGTCAGGCAGGCAGGGACTTGATGATGGTGGTGACGACACCCCAAAGTTCGAAACCGGCCTCATCGGTGATTTCGATGTCACCGAACTCTGGGTTGGCTGCCTGGAACTTGATGCGACCTCCCTGACGCCAGAGTCGCCGGCAGGTGAGCTCGTCATCGAGGACGGCCACCACGACGTGCCCGTGAACCGCCTTGATCGCTCGGTCTACCAGGAGGACGTCGCCGTCGTCGATCCCAGCGTCGCGCATGGCCACGCCCGCCGCGCGCATCACAAAGGTAGCCTGGGGGTGGCGTATCAGGGCGTCGTTGAGGTCGATCCGGGTCGGTGCGTTGTCTACGGCCGAACCGAAGCTCGAGGACACTTTGCCGCGCGTGCTCGCAGACGAGCCGCTGCTGCCCGTGTCGCGCCCGACGGGGGTGCCGTCGGGAAGGGGATCATTGGAGGGCATGGATGGACATACAGTGCCGAGCAAGTATACGCCGCGCTTCCGTGTAGCGGACGGCCAGTTGAAGCGGGTGCACGATTCACCTGAAGAGTCGATGCTCTTCGGTATGCGTACGTGCCGTCCCGCGCCCAAGCGTCGTCTGTTTGATGCCCGGCTCACACGTTGGCAGAGCTTGAAGGGGCGGTTCGGGCTGCCGCGGTCCCTCCCGCCGGCTACTTGCCAAACACCTTGGCCAAGCGCTGCCAGGTGCGCAGCATCAGGCCTGCGCGCTCGACCTCGGCCTGCGCCACGAGCGGTGCCTCCCCGACCGGCTTGCCGTTCGAGGTCGCAACCACCTTGCCGATCACCGCGCCCTTGGCCACCGGTGCCTCCAAGTCTGCCTTGAGCTGCACCGAGGTCTGCACCTGCTGGCCGCGCGGAACGGTCACTGTCCACGGCGACCCCAGGCCCGCGGCAACAGAATCGGCCTTGCCGAAGCTGACCTTGGCCGTCGTCACCGCCGCGCTCGGCTGGAAGGGCGTGGCTTTCTCGAAATTGCTGAAGCCCCACCCGAGCAGCGTGCGCGAATGGTCGGCGCGCGCCTGCGCGCTGTTGGTGTTGAGAATGACCGTGATCAGACGCATGCCGTTGCGTTTGGACGAAGTGACCAGGCAGTAGCCCGCCTCCTCGGTGTGGCCGGTCTTCAGTCCGTCAACGGTGGGGTCCGTGTACAGCAGGGCGTTGCGGTTTCCCTGCTTGATGCCGTGGTACTTGAACTCGCGTTCGGCGTAGATCGGATAGTAGTTGTGGCTGTCGCGAATGATCGCGCGCGCCAGGATGGCGAGGTCGCGTGCAGACGCCTTGTGCGCCGGGTCGGGCAGGCCCGTGGCGTTCACGAAATTCGTGTGCTTCATTCCCAGGCGCTGGGCTTCGGCGTTCATCAGCTTGGCAAAGCCCTCCTCGGAGCCGGCCATGTGCTCGGCGATCGCCTTGGACGCGTCGTTGCCCGACTGGATGATGATCCCGCGCAGGATGTCGATCACCGTGGCCTGGCTGTTCAGGGGCAGGTACATGCACGACTCGGTGCTCGATCCGCGGCACCAGGCGTTCTGGCTGACCGTGACCAGGTCGGTTTCTTTGAGCTTGCCGGAGCGAAGCGCCTGCTCGGCCAGGAAGCTGGTCATCATCTTGGTCAGAGACGCCGGCGGCAGCGCCTCGTCGGGGTTCGCCGAGGCGAGCACCTCGCCAGAGTCGAAGTCCATCAACAGCCATGCCTTGGCGGGCAGCGCCGGCGCGCCGCCGGCAACAGCACTCTCGCCGGCCAAAGGCGCCGGGGCGGGCGCGGTGGCTGCTGGCTTCTTGTGGACGGCGGCCTTGGATGGGGGGTGTCCCCCCGCGAAGGAAGGCGAGGCGACAACGAGGGCGCCTGCGGCGATTGCAAAGACGACGGGGTGGAGGGAAAACTTCTTGGCTTGCATGACGATTATGGAAAGGCGATCCCGGGCGATAGCGAGCATTGTGGATGGGATCGGGTGTCGTTTCTTTGATCGGGCGTTAAGCAACCGCCCTCATTGCCAACTTCTTTGCAGGAGCCTGGCCCTGGGGGCGGCTGCCCGGACGCTCGATGGCGTCGGTACTACGAGGTCCATCGGAAACGTTCAAACCTATGTCGTACTCGATGTCCGCTTGCGGCAAGGAGCGGACAACCGTGAACGCAGTCGTTCAGGTGTTCGACGCCATCAAGCGCGGCAGGATGAGCGCCGCAAGGCAGACCGCGAGCAGCATCCCCACCACCGACCACACGAACCACAGGACCGTCGTGCGGTAGGTGGCCAGGTCGTCATCCTCGACGAGCAGTGCGCGGTAAAGCGTGTTGATTTGGGCGCCTATGGGCACCAGCAGGACCACGAGCGAAGCGATCGAGCGAGGCGTCCACTCGCCTGGCGCCTCGAATGCCCAGAATTGCAGGAACGAAAGCGAAAAGCCGATGAACACCGTAATGGCCGTGATGATGCCTTGCCGGTATCCATTGGGAAGCGGCTGTCGCTCTGTTGCTTCGTTCGACACGGTCAGCTCCGGGTTCTCGCGGTCTTCCAGAGAGGCGAGCGGAATGCCCGGTTCCGCGGCACGGGACAGCGGGCGACGCCATGATAGAGGGCGCGTGCCTACGCTGAGCTCACTTTTTTACCTGCCGAAGGTCACGCGCCAAGCCATGCCGTGAGCCTTGATCTTTCGCGGACCATGCCATCCTGGTTGAAGTGGTGAACACAGTAGTGCGCCCATGAATCTTCGAACGCCATGTCCATGTCGCCCGTCACCGAGGTCGTCCCCAGCCCGATCTCTGCGTAGGTGAACTCGAAACTGCCACTGGCACGCGCCAACGCAATATGGAACGGTTGGCCATTGAACTCGTTGATGATCGGCCTGCCGCGGCTTTTCATGACTCCCGGTATGGCCACCCGCGCGGTTCTGAGCTCCAGGTTCGCTTCGAGATCAATCGGCAGGAACAGGGTCCTGCAAAAGTCCGAGCATGTGGATGCAAACACGGAAAACAGATTGCTCAATGGCCCGCATGCCCCGCCTGAAATGATTGTTTCAAGGGCGACCCGTTGTGCTTGATCGGCACGTTCGTCGATGACGATCAGGCGTGCTCCATTGCCGTCCTTGATCTCGCCAGGCCACTTGTACAGCGCTGCCCAATTCAGCCCGGCGAGCTGCGTATCGTTGAAGTGCCCTTCAACGATGTGGCCGACAAAAGCCGACTGGCAATAGCCGTGGGTACTCGGCAAGTTGAATTGGCAACCGCAATTCACGGCGCAATTGCAGTTGTCGTAGGTTTCGCTCTTGAATAACCATTGATCGGCCATGTTGCCCATTGGGTGCTCCTTGGTACCGTTTCAGCACGGACGCGTCGAAAGATGCGCCCTGGGGCGTTCCGGAAGCGTTCCGAAAGCGTTCCCCTCAACCGGGCACGGCGAGAAGGCCTGTGGCTGCCCGGAACGCGGGGAGATCATGGCCCGACGGGATGGTCTGGATGAGGTCACCAAGTTGCTCACGCACTGCCTGATCGGGAAACCGGCTGGCCAGGGAGTGGAGCGCCCGAAGCTGCAGCCAGTCCGCCCCTTGAGCGCTGGCAGTCTCGACGGCACGGCGCAGGGACGCAGCGGCGCTTTCGGCTTCCTCGCTGCGATAGGCCAGCTCACCGTCGACTCGCCACAGCTCGGCATCGAGATAACGTTGATTGCAACGGCGTGACCACGCGAGCGCCTCGCGTGTGGCGGCTCGTCCTTGCCGGAACTTGCCGAGAATGCCGCTGGCCCGGGCGAGGAGAAGGAGCGTGTAGCTCAGATGGAGGGTCTCCCCTTCGGTACGCGAGCGCGCGACCGACCGCAGGATCTTCTCGATTCCCTCGGCCGATCCCCCGCACACCTCCTGCCACCCCCGAATGGCCTCCAGGACGACCACGAGGTAGCGCTCCGAAAGACGCTTCCATAGAAGATCGGCGTCCGCGAGGAGCAGGGCGAGGCGGGTGAGATCCTCGGATTCGGCCGCGATGATCGCCGCGTAAGTCAGGACGTAACCCAAGGTCATCGGATGATCGAGATCGACGGCAATCTCAAGAGCCGACCGCGCTGTCTCGCCGGCCCTGCCAGCATCTCCCGCCCAGAGCGCGACCAGGGCCAGCCGTACCAGGCAAACCGGCTTCGGGTCCTGGGCGTACAAGGACAGATGCTCGTCGCGACGGGACAAGTCATAGGCCTCGATAGCACCATCGAGGTAGTGGCGGGCCCTGGCCAGATCGCCTCGCCAGAACGCGCTCACGCCGAGGAGGTATCGGCCTTCGGTCCGGGCGATCGGGTCATGACTGGCACGCTCGTCAAGGGCCCGAGCGAGGTCATCGCAATCATCGAAGCGGCAGCCCTGCAGCCGGGCAAGGCCGAGGCCACGCAGGATGGGCGGATCAACCGGTCGGTGAAGCTTGTGGCAAAGCGCGAGGGCCCGCTCGTAGAGGTGGTGCGCACCCTTGGCGCCGTAACCGGCGAGAGCAACGAGCGGTGATCCGAGGGCGATCCGGATGTCGAGTTCGAGCGCGTCGCGCCCGGGTGACGGCGGCAGTTCCCCAAGCAGCGTGAGCGCCCGTTGGAACATGGTGACCGCCTCATCGAGAGCCGACACCGCCACCGCCCGGCCCCCCGCCACGCGGTAGGCCGCGATCGCGGCATCGATCATGCCGGCCTGGTCGTAGTGCGCGGCCAGCCGCGGGCTGACCGTATCGATGTTGCCGTGGAGCTCGGCGACGATCGCTTCGGCGATCGCCCCGTGGAGTTGGCGGCGACGACCCGGGCTGAGCATCTCCAGCGCAACCGCCCGCAGCTTGTCGTGACTGAAACCGTACGTCCGCCCCTGATCCCGGATGATCCGTCGATGCCAGAGTTCGTCGACATGATCGATGAGCTCGCGCTCATCGATCCCCGTGGCCGCGGCCATCAGGCCGACTGAGAAGGGCCGACCGGCTACGGCCGCCACCTCGGCCAGGCGCTGTGCGCCGTCAGTCAGTTGACTCAATCGGGCGCGCAGGACCGCACGTATCGTCTGTGTGATGACGGCTTGGCTTTCATCCGGCGAGATCCCGGCGCGAAGCGCCTCCACGACAAAGAGCGGATTGCCTTCGGTCTCGCGCCAGAGTCGCGCCGCCAGTTTCGGATCGATGGTGTCCTCGGCGCGCAGCCGGGCGGCCAGCGTCGCGGTGGTGGCTTCGTCGAGTCGACCAAGCGGCACGGTGGTCACTGCCTGGTCGTGGCCCAAAGCGTCGACGAGTGCAACAAGGGGATGATGCTGTGCGAGCTCCTCCAGGCGGACCGTCCCGACGATGAGGACCGGAGCCGCCTGTCCGGAACGAATGACCAATCCGATCAACTCGATGGTCTCGGCGTCACACCACTGAAGGTCGTCGATGATCAGCAAGCGCGGGCGGTCGCCGGC
Above is a window of Ramlibacter tataouinensis DNA encoding:
- a CDS encoding D-alanyl-D-alanine carboxypeptidase family protein; protein product: MQAKKFSLHPVVFAIAAGALVVASPSFAGGHPPSKAAVHKKPAATAPAPAPLAGESAVAGGAPALPAKAWLLMDFDSGEVLASANPDEALPPASLTKMMTSFLAEQALRSGKLKETDLVTVSQNAWCRGSSTESCMYLPLNSQATVIDILRGIIIQSGNDASKAIAEHMAGSEEGFAKLMNAEAQRLGMKHTNFVNATGLPDPAHKASARDLAILARAIIRDSHNYYPIYAEREFKYHGIKQGNRNALLYTDPTVDGLKTGHTEEAGYCLVTSSKRNGMRLITVILNTNSAQARADHSRTLLGWGFSNFEKATPFQPSAAVTTAKVSFGKADSVAAGLGSPWTVTVPRGQQVQTSVQLKADLEAPVAKGAVIGKVVATSNGKPVGEAPLVAQAEVERAGLMLRTWQRLAKVFGK
- a CDS encoding DUF1326 domain-containing protein — protein: MGNMADQWLFKSETYDNCNCAVNCGCQFNLPSTHGYCQSAFVGHIVEGHFNDTQLAGLNWAALYKWPGEIKDGNGARLIVIDERADQAQRVALETIISGGACGPLSNLFSVFASTCSDFCRTLFLPIDLEANLELRTARVAIPGVMKSRGRPIINEFNGQPFHIALARASGSFEFTYAEIGLGTTSVTGDMDMAFEDSWAHYCVHHFNQDGMVRERSRLTAWLGA
- a CDS encoding Y-family DNA polymerase; this encodes MLALVDANNMYCACERVFDPRLRNRPLVVLSANDGAVVARSEEAKALGVQMAQPWFQVRHLEKTKGLLAVSANFELYTDMSSRMMAVEARFAPRQEIYSIDESFLDFEGVRGDLVAIGQDLRETVLREVGLATCVGLGPTKTLAKLANHVAKSAERKPGSYPAHLARVCNVGEMSRGDLELIFSATEVGEVWGIGKRTTAKLNDAGVRTVLDFVRADAAAIRKSLSVVVEKTLLELRGTACLSIDDSPAPNKQILVSRSFGKSITSADEIVEAVSEFASRAAEKLRNQGSVAGAISVFFSTSPFRKNDRQHEANATFPLIRPSADSTLLVGTAMEGVRRLYRSGFNYAKAGVMLVDLQEADAGQQGELDLFSSVSGTAEMPRSTGRDRSKLMDAMDTLNQRFGRDSVRIGSATLVSGGSETRSWAAKRERRTPRYTTRWDEMPMVLA
- a CDS encoding LexA family protein, which codes for MPSNDPLPDGTPVGRDTGSSGSSASTRGKVSSSFGSAVDNAPTRIDLNDALIRHPQATFVMRAAGVAMRDAGIDDGDVLLVDRAIKAVHGHVVVAVLDDELTCRRLWRQGGRIKFQAANPEFGDIEITDEAGFELWGVVTTIIKSLPA
- a CDS encoding MarC family protein, which translates into the protein MDFLPLSVLQSLLLVPLTLLPIINPVGTAPIVLASAGYKDLVLKRLSRQVAINSWIVIVASMLIGTYVLELFGISLPVVRVGGGLLVAYSGWNMLTGNEIDKLREAVAETSSPDLSESEIAQRSFYPLTFPLTTGPGSIAASIALGTQWQPTPLYYYLMGAGVAVIGAAVTASVIYVVFRNAGRLLMRLGEVGTLVMMRMMAFVLLCIGIQIFWTGWVELNRLAR
- a CDS encoding fructose bisphosphate aldolase, with translation MNPQQYEKVKSASGFIAALDQSGGSTSKALSLYGIKPESYSGDQQMFDLMHAMRTRIMTSPVFNGDRILGVILFEQTMDREIEARGSADYLWSVKQVVPFLKVDKGLADEANGVQVMKPMPNLDSLLARAKGKGVFGTKMRSVVKHAEAGGIEDVVNQQFTIGKQILAAGLIPILEPEVDIHAPDKPGAERLLKAAILGHLDTLGPEQQVMLKLTIPTVDDFFADLVAHPNVLRVVALSGGYSREEANTLLARNHGVIASFSRALTEGLTAQQSEEAFNRALDASIASIYHASGT